From a single Lolium rigidum isolate FL_2022 chromosome 7, APGP_CSIRO_Lrig_0.1, whole genome shotgun sequence genomic region:
- the LOC124669467 gene encoding bifunctional dihydrofolate reductase-thymidylate synthase isoform X3: MVSLSPSVHLPWHRPRTAPMAAGVGSICCNSYSIQAARFFSITSAPISRFAKRQSLDISSLRRSYSFNQPQLIAMAATLANGDSHNSRQRNYQVVVAATRDMGIGKDGVLPWRLPGDLKFFKELTLTTSDPAKKNAVIMGRKTWESIPLKARPLPGRLNVILTRSGSFDFATAENVVICGSMNSALELLASTPYCLSIEKVFVIGGGQILRDSLNGPACEAIHLTDIQSIIECDTFIPPVDFSVFQPWCSSLPVVESNIRHSFVTFVRVRTSVSESHDSNGKESTEQDTKSSKFEIENFSFLPKMIFERHEEYYYLNLVDDIIRCGAQKGDRTGTGTLSKFGCQMRFNLRKSFPLLTTKRVFWRGVLEELLWFISGSTSAKVLQEKGIHIWDGNASREYLDSVGLANREEGDLGPVYGFQWRHFGAEYTDMHADYTGKGFDQLIDVIDKIKNNPDDRRIIMSAWNPSDLKKMALPPCHMFAQFYVENGELSCQMYQRSADMGLGVPFNIASYSLLTCMIAQVCGLSPGDFIHVIGDAHVYRTHVRALEEQIQKLPKPFPILKINPLKKDIDSFVASDFKLDGYDPHKKIEMEMAI; the protein is encoded by the exons ATGGTGTCCCTCTCCCCCTCCGTCCACCTCCCGTG GCATAGGCCCAGAACTGCTCCCATGGCGGCTGGTGTTGGGTCGATTTGCTGCAATTCTTACTCG ATTCAGGCTGCGAGATTTTTCAGCATTACTTCTGCACCCATTTCTCGCTTTGCAAAACGTCAGTCTCTGGACATCAGCAGCCTAAGAAGATCTTACAGCTTCAATCAACCTCAGCTCATAGCCATGGCAGCCACTCTTGCCAATGGTGATTCACACAACAGCCGTCAGAGGAACTACCAGGTTGTTGTTGCCGCTACGCGTGACATGGGCATTGGGAAGGATGGAGTCTTGCCTTGGAGGCTTCCTGGCGACCTTAAGTTCTTCAAGGAGCTTACGCTGACTACGTCTGACCCTGCAAAGAAGAACGCGGTCATAATGGGACGGAAAACCTGGGAGAGCATACCCCTTAAAGCAAGGCCTTTACCTGGTCGTCTGAATGTCATATTGACCCGGTCTGGTAGTTTTGATTTTGCAACTGCTGAGAATGTTGTTATCTGTGGAAGCATGAACTCTGCCTTGGAACTTCTAGCGTCCACTCCGTATTGCTTGTCGATTGAGAAGGTTTTCGTGATAGGGGGTGGGCAGATACTGAG GGATTCACTTAATGGACCTGCATGTGAGGCCATCCATCTAACTGACATTCAGTCAATCATTGAGTGCGACACCTTCATTCCTCCAGTTGACTTCTCGGTGTTCCAACCATGGTGTTCATCTTTGCCAGTGGTTGAGAGCAACATTAGGCATTCTTTTGTGACCTTTGTTCGTGTGAGAACATCAGTTTCAGAATCTCATGACTCGAATGGCAAGGAATCAACCGAGCAAGATACCAAGAGTAGCAAATTTGAAATCGAGAACTTCTCTTTTCTCCCTAAGATGATATTTGAGCGCCATGAAGAGTATTACTACCTCAaccttgttgatgatattataaggTGTGGTGCTCAGAAAGGTGACAGGACTGGAACAGGAACATTGTCTAAATTTGGTTGTCAG ATGCGGTTTAACCTAAGGAAGAGCTTCCCCTTGCTGACAACAAAG AGGGTGTTTTGGCGTGGTGTTCTTGAAGAACTGCTGTGGTTCATCAGTGGCTCGACAAGTGCAAAG GTTCTGCAGGAAAAGGGTATTCATATATGGGATGGCAATGCGTCAAGAGAATATCTTGACAG TGTCGGCTTAGCAAATAGGGAGGAAGGTGATTTAGGCCCCGTTTATGGATTTCAATGGCGACACTTTGGTGCTGA ATACACCGACATGCATGCTGACTATACTGGAAAAGGTTTTGATCAGCTAATCGATGTGATTGACAAGATCAAGAATAATCCTGACGATCGGCGAATCATCATGTCTGCATGGAATCCTTCAGATCTAAAAAAGATGGCCCTTCCTCCCTGCCACATGTTTGCACAA TTTTATGTTGAGAATGGGGAGCTATCATGCCAGATGTATCAACGCTCTGCAGACATGGGACTTGGTGTTCCTTTCAACATTGCATCATATTCTCTTCTGACATGCATGATTGCTCAAGTCTGTG gtctctccCCTGGAGATTTCATCCATGTCATAGGGGACGCCCATGTGTACAGAACGCATGTTCGAGCTCTAGAGGAGCAGATCCAGAAGCTGCCCAAACCGTTCCCA ATTCTGAAGATAAACCCTTTGAAGAAGGACATTGATTCTTTCGTGGCGTCGGACTTCAAGCTGGATGGCTACGACCCGCACAAGAAGATAGAGATGGAGATGGCGATATAG
- the LOC124669467 gene encoding bifunctional dihydrofolate reductase-thymidylate synthase isoform X2: MVSLSPSVHLPWIQMLLAEVFRAGACIARVSRHASQIQAARFFSITSAPISRFAKRQSLDISSLRRSYSFNQPQLIAMAATLANGDSHNSRQRNYQVVVAATRDMGIGKDGVLPWRLPGDLKFFKELTLTTSDPAKKNAVIMGRKTWESIPLKARPLPGRLNVILTRSGSFDFATAENVVICGSMNSALELLASTPYCLSIEKVFVIGGGQILRDSLNGPACEAIHLTDIQSIIECDTFIPPVDFSVFQPWCSSLPVVESNIRHSFVTFVRVRTSVSESHDSNGKESTEQDTKSSKFEIENFSFLPKMIFERHEEYYYLNLVDDIIRCGAQKGDRTGTGTLSKFGCQMRFNLRKSFPLLTTKRVFWRGVLEELLWFISGSTSAKVLQEKGIHIWDGNASREYLDSVGLANREEGDLGPVYGFQWRHFGAEYTDMHADYTGKGFDQLIDVIDKIKNNPDDRRIIMSAWNPSDLKKMALPPCHMFAQFYVENGELSCQMYQRSADMGLGVPFNIASYSLLTCMIAQVCGLSPGDFIHVIGDAHVYRTHVRALEEQIQKLPKPFPILKINPLKKDIDSFVASDFKLDGYDPHKKIEMEMAI, encoded by the exons ATGGTGTCCCTCTCCCCCTCCGTCCACCTCCCGTG GATCCAGATGCTACTGGCAGAGGTGTTCAGAGCAGGAGCCTGCATCGCTAGGGTTTCTCGACATGCATCCCAA ATTCAGGCTGCGAGATTTTTCAGCATTACTTCTGCACCCATTTCTCGCTTTGCAAAACGTCAGTCTCTGGACATCAGCAGCCTAAGAAGATCTTACAGCTTCAATCAACCTCAGCTCATAGCCATGGCAGCCACTCTTGCCAATGGTGATTCACACAACAGCCGTCAGAGGAACTACCAGGTTGTTGTTGCCGCTACGCGTGACATGGGCATTGGGAAGGATGGAGTCTTGCCTTGGAGGCTTCCTGGCGACCTTAAGTTCTTCAAGGAGCTTACGCTGACTACGTCTGACCCTGCAAAGAAGAACGCGGTCATAATGGGACGGAAAACCTGGGAGAGCATACCCCTTAAAGCAAGGCCTTTACCTGGTCGTCTGAATGTCATATTGACCCGGTCTGGTAGTTTTGATTTTGCAACTGCTGAGAATGTTGTTATCTGTGGAAGCATGAACTCTGCCTTGGAACTTCTAGCGTCCACTCCGTATTGCTTGTCGATTGAGAAGGTTTTCGTGATAGGGGGTGGGCAGATACTGAG GGATTCACTTAATGGACCTGCATGTGAGGCCATCCATCTAACTGACATTCAGTCAATCATTGAGTGCGACACCTTCATTCCTCCAGTTGACTTCTCGGTGTTCCAACCATGGTGTTCATCTTTGCCAGTGGTTGAGAGCAACATTAGGCATTCTTTTGTGACCTTTGTTCGTGTGAGAACATCAGTTTCAGAATCTCATGACTCGAATGGCAAGGAATCAACCGAGCAAGATACCAAGAGTAGCAAATTTGAAATCGAGAACTTCTCTTTTCTCCCTAAGATGATATTTGAGCGCCATGAAGAGTATTACTACCTCAaccttgttgatgatattataaggTGTGGTGCTCAGAAAGGTGACAGGACTGGAACAGGAACATTGTCTAAATTTGGTTGTCAG ATGCGGTTTAACCTAAGGAAGAGCTTCCCCTTGCTGACAACAAAG AGGGTGTTTTGGCGTGGTGTTCTTGAAGAACTGCTGTGGTTCATCAGTGGCTCGACAAGTGCAAAG GTTCTGCAGGAAAAGGGTATTCATATATGGGATGGCAATGCGTCAAGAGAATATCTTGACAG TGTCGGCTTAGCAAATAGGGAGGAAGGTGATTTAGGCCCCGTTTATGGATTTCAATGGCGACACTTTGGTGCTGA ATACACCGACATGCATGCTGACTATACTGGAAAAGGTTTTGATCAGCTAATCGATGTGATTGACAAGATCAAGAATAATCCTGACGATCGGCGAATCATCATGTCTGCATGGAATCCTTCAGATCTAAAAAAGATGGCCCTTCCTCCCTGCCACATGTTTGCACAA TTTTATGTTGAGAATGGGGAGCTATCATGCCAGATGTATCAACGCTCTGCAGACATGGGACTTGGTGTTCCTTTCAACATTGCATCATATTCTCTTCTGACATGCATGATTGCTCAAGTCTGTG gtctctccCCTGGAGATTTCATCCATGTCATAGGGGACGCCCATGTGTACAGAACGCATGTTCGAGCTCTAGAGGAGCAGATCCAGAAGCTGCCCAAACCGTTCCCA ATTCTGAAGATAAACCCTTTGAAGAAGGACATTGATTCTTTCGTGGCGTCGGACTTCAAGCTGGATGGCTACGACCCGCACAAGAAGATAGAGATGGAGATGGCGATATAG
- the LOC124669467 gene encoding bifunctional dihydrofolate reductase-thymidylate synthase isoform X5: MIQMLLAEVFRAGACIARVSRHASQIQAARFFSITSAPISRFAKRQSLDISSLRRSYSFNQPQLIAMAATLANGDSHNSRQRNYQVVVAATRDMGIGKDGVLPWRLPGDLKFFKELTLTTSDPAKKNAVIMGRKTWESIPLKARPLPGRLNVILTRSGSFDFATAENVVICGSMNSALELLASTPYCLSIEKVFVIGGGQILRDSLNGPACEAIHLTDIQSIIECDTFIPPVDFSVFQPWCSSLPVVESNIRHSFVTFVRVRTSVSESHDSNGKESTEQDTKSSKFEIENFSFLPKMIFERHEEYYYLNLVDDIIRCGAQKGDRTGTGTLSKFGCQMRFNLRKSFPLLTTKRVFWRGVLEELLWFISGSTSAKVLQEKGIHIWDGNASREYLDSVGLANREEGDLGPVYGFQWRHFGAEYTDMHADYTGKGFDQLIDVIDKIKNNPDDRRIIMSAWNPSDLKKMALPPCHMFAQFYVENGELSCQMYQRSADMGLGVPFNIASYSLLTCMIAQVCGLSPGDFIHVIGDAHVYRTHVRALEEQIQKLPKPFPILKINPLKKDIDSFVASDFKLDGYDPHKKIEMEMAI; the protein is encoded by the exons AT GATCCAGATGCTACTGGCAGAGGTGTTCAGAGCAGGAGCCTGCATCGCTAGGGTTTCTCGACATGCATCCCAA ATTCAGGCTGCGAGATTTTTCAGCATTACTTCTGCACCCATTTCTCGCTTTGCAAAACGTCAGTCTCTGGACATCAGCAGCCTAAGAAGATCTTACAGCTTCAATCAACCTCAGCTCATAGCCATGGCAGCCACTCTTGCCAATGGTGATTCACACAACAGCCGTCAGAGGAACTACCAGGTTGTTGTTGCCGCTACGCGTGACATGGGCATTGGGAAGGATGGAGTCTTGCCTTGGAGGCTTCCTGGCGACCTTAAGTTCTTCAAGGAGCTTACGCTGACTACGTCTGACCCTGCAAAGAAGAACGCGGTCATAATGGGACGGAAAACCTGGGAGAGCATACCCCTTAAAGCAAGGCCTTTACCTGGTCGTCTGAATGTCATATTGACCCGGTCTGGTAGTTTTGATTTTGCAACTGCTGAGAATGTTGTTATCTGTGGAAGCATGAACTCTGCCTTGGAACTTCTAGCGTCCACTCCGTATTGCTTGTCGATTGAGAAGGTTTTCGTGATAGGGGGTGGGCAGATACTGAG GGATTCACTTAATGGACCTGCATGTGAGGCCATCCATCTAACTGACATTCAGTCAATCATTGAGTGCGACACCTTCATTCCTCCAGTTGACTTCTCGGTGTTCCAACCATGGTGTTCATCTTTGCCAGTGGTTGAGAGCAACATTAGGCATTCTTTTGTGACCTTTGTTCGTGTGAGAACATCAGTTTCAGAATCTCATGACTCGAATGGCAAGGAATCAACCGAGCAAGATACCAAGAGTAGCAAATTTGAAATCGAGAACTTCTCTTTTCTCCCTAAGATGATATTTGAGCGCCATGAAGAGTATTACTACCTCAaccttgttgatgatattataaggTGTGGTGCTCAGAAAGGTGACAGGACTGGAACAGGAACATTGTCTAAATTTGGTTGTCAG ATGCGGTTTAACCTAAGGAAGAGCTTCCCCTTGCTGACAACAAAG AGGGTGTTTTGGCGTGGTGTTCTTGAAGAACTGCTGTGGTTCATCAGTGGCTCGACAAGTGCAAAG GTTCTGCAGGAAAAGGGTATTCATATATGGGATGGCAATGCGTCAAGAGAATATCTTGACAG TGTCGGCTTAGCAAATAGGGAGGAAGGTGATTTAGGCCCCGTTTATGGATTTCAATGGCGACACTTTGGTGCTGA ATACACCGACATGCATGCTGACTATACTGGAAAAGGTTTTGATCAGCTAATCGATGTGATTGACAAGATCAAGAATAATCCTGACGATCGGCGAATCATCATGTCTGCATGGAATCCTTCAGATCTAAAAAAGATGGCCCTTCCTCCCTGCCACATGTTTGCACAA TTTTATGTTGAGAATGGGGAGCTATCATGCCAGATGTATCAACGCTCTGCAGACATGGGACTTGGTGTTCCTTTCAACATTGCATCATATTCTCTTCTGACATGCATGATTGCTCAAGTCTGTG gtctctccCCTGGAGATTTCATCCATGTCATAGGGGACGCCCATGTGTACAGAACGCATGTTCGAGCTCTAGAGGAGCAGATCCAGAAGCTGCCCAAACCGTTCCCA ATTCTGAAGATAAACCCTTTGAAGAAGGACATTGATTCTTTCGTGGCGTCGGACTTCAAGCTGGATGGCTACGACCCGCACAAGAAGATAGAGATGGAGATGGCGATATAG
- the LOC124669467 gene encoding bifunctional dihydrofolate reductase-thymidylate synthase isoform X6 — MPFLPNGMQKFDREIQAARFFSITSAPISRFAKRQSLDISSLRRSYSFNQPQLIAMAATLANGDSHNSRQRNYQVVVAATRDMGIGKDGVLPWRLPGDLKFFKELTLTTSDPAKKNAVIMGRKTWESIPLKARPLPGRLNVILTRSGSFDFATAENVVICGSMNSALELLASTPYCLSIEKVFVIGGGQILRDSLNGPACEAIHLTDIQSIIECDTFIPPVDFSVFQPWCSSLPVVESNIRHSFVTFVRVRTSVSESHDSNGKESTEQDTKSSKFEIENFSFLPKMIFERHEEYYYLNLVDDIIRCGAQKGDRTGTGTLSKFGCQMRFNLRKSFPLLTTKRVFWRGVLEELLWFISGSTSAKVLQEKGIHIWDGNASREYLDSVGLANREEGDLGPVYGFQWRHFGAEYTDMHADYTGKGFDQLIDVIDKIKNNPDDRRIIMSAWNPSDLKKMALPPCHMFAQFYVENGELSCQMYQRSADMGLGVPFNIASYSLLTCMIAQVCGLSPGDFIHVIGDAHVYRTHVRALEEQIQKLPKPFPILKINPLKKDIDSFVASDFKLDGYDPHKKIEMEMAI, encoded by the exons ATGCCTTTCCTTCCAAATGGGATGCAGAAATTTGATCGGGAG ATTCAGGCTGCGAGATTTTTCAGCATTACTTCTGCACCCATTTCTCGCTTTGCAAAACGTCAGTCTCTGGACATCAGCAGCCTAAGAAGATCTTACAGCTTCAATCAACCTCAGCTCATAGCCATGGCAGCCACTCTTGCCAATGGTGATTCACACAACAGCCGTCAGAGGAACTACCAGGTTGTTGTTGCCGCTACGCGTGACATGGGCATTGGGAAGGATGGAGTCTTGCCTTGGAGGCTTCCTGGCGACCTTAAGTTCTTCAAGGAGCTTACGCTGACTACGTCTGACCCTGCAAAGAAGAACGCGGTCATAATGGGACGGAAAACCTGGGAGAGCATACCCCTTAAAGCAAGGCCTTTACCTGGTCGTCTGAATGTCATATTGACCCGGTCTGGTAGTTTTGATTTTGCAACTGCTGAGAATGTTGTTATCTGTGGAAGCATGAACTCTGCCTTGGAACTTCTAGCGTCCACTCCGTATTGCTTGTCGATTGAGAAGGTTTTCGTGATAGGGGGTGGGCAGATACTGAG GGATTCACTTAATGGACCTGCATGTGAGGCCATCCATCTAACTGACATTCAGTCAATCATTGAGTGCGACACCTTCATTCCTCCAGTTGACTTCTCGGTGTTCCAACCATGGTGTTCATCTTTGCCAGTGGTTGAGAGCAACATTAGGCATTCTTTTGTGACCTTTGTTCGTGTGAGAACATCAGTTTCAGAATCTCATGACTCGAATGGCAAGGAATCAACCGAGCAAGATACCAAGAGTAGCAAATTTGAAATCGAGAACTTCTCTTTTCTCCCTAAGATGATATTTGAGCGCCATGAAGAGTATTACTACCTCAaccttgttgatgatattataaggTGTGGTGCTCAGAAAGGTGACAGGACTGGAACAGGAACATTGTCTAAATTTGGTTGTCAG ATGCGGTTTAACCTAAGGAAGAGCTTCCCCTTGCTGACAACAAAG AGGGTGTTTTGGCGTGGTGTTCTTGAAGAACTGCTGTGGTTCATCAGTGGCTCGACAAGTGCAAAG GTTCTGCAGGAAAAGGGTATTCATATATGGGATGGCAATGCGTCAAGAGAATATCTTGACAG TGTCGGCTTAGCAAATAGGGAGGAAGGTGATTTAGGCCCCGTTTATGGATTTCAATGGCGACACTTTGGTGCTGA ATACACCGACATGCATGCTGACTATACTGGAAAAGGTTTTGATCAGCTAATCGATGTGATTGACAAGATCAAGAATAATCCTGACGATCGGCGAATCATCATGTCTGCATGGAATCCTTCAGATCTAAAAAAGATGGCCCTTCCTCCCTGCCACATGTTTGCACAA TTTTATGTTGAGAATGGGGAGCTATCATGCCAGATGTATCAACGCTCTGCAGACATGGGACTTGGTGTTCCTTTCAACATTGCATCATATTCTCTTCTGACATGCATGATTGCTCAAGTCTGTG gtctctccCCTGGAGATTTCATCCATGTCATAGGGGACGCCCATGTGTACAGAACGCATGTTCGAGCTCTAGAGGAGCAGATCCAGAAGCTGCCCAAACCGTTCCCA ATTCTGAAGATAAACCCTTTGAAGAAGGACATTGATTCTTTCGTGGCGTCGGACTTCAAGCTGGATGGCTACGACCCGCACAAGAAGATAGAGATGGAGATGGCGATATAG
- the LOC124669467 gene encoding bifunctional dihydrofolate reductase-thymidylate synthase isoform X4, translating into MWFRRHRPRTAPMAAGVGSICCNSYSIQAARFFSITSAPISRFAKRQSLDISSLRRSYSFNQPQLIAMAATLANGDSHNSRQRNYQVVVAATRDMGIGKDGVLPWRLPGDLKFFKELTLTTSDPAKKNAVIMGRKTWESIPLKARPLPGRLNVILTRSGSFDFATAENVVICGSMNSALELLASTPYCLSIEKVFVIGGGQILRDSLNGPACEAIHLTDIQSIIECDTFIPPVDFSVFQPWCSSLPVVESNIRHSFVTFVRVRTSVSESHDSNGKESTEQDTKSSKFEIENFSFLPKMIFERHEEYYYLNLVDDIIRCGAQKGDRTGTGTLSKFGCQMRFNLRKSFPLLTTKRVFWRGVLEELLWFISGSTSAKVLQEKGIHIWDGNASREYLDSVGLANREEGDLGPVYGFQWRHFGAEYTDMHADYTGKGFDQLIDVIDKIKNNPDDRRIIMSAWNPSDLKKMALPPCHMFAQFYVENGELSCQMYQRSADMGLGVPFNIASYSLLTCMIAQVCGLSPGDFIHVIGDAHVYRTHVRALEEQIQKLPKPFPILKINPLKKDIDSFVASDFKLDGYDPHKKIEMEMAI; encoded by the exons ATGTGGTTCCGCAGGCATAGGCCCAGAACTGCTCCCATGGCGGCTGGTGTTGGGTCGATTTGCTGCAATTCTTACTCG ATTCAGGCTGCGAGATTTTTCAGCATTACTTCTGCACCCATTTCTCGCTTTGCAAAACGTCAGTCTCTGGACATCAGCAGCCTAAGAAGATCTTACAGCTTCAATCAACCTCAGCTCATAGCCATGGCAGCCACTCTTGCCAATGGTGATTCACACAACAGCCGTCAGAGGAACTACCAGGTTGTTGTTGCCGCTACGCGTGACATGGGCATTGGGAAGGATGGAGTCTTGCCTTGGAGGCTTCCTGGCGACCTTAAGTTCTTCAAGGAGCTTACGCTGACTACGTCTGACCCTGCAAAGAAGAACGCGGTCATAATGGGACGGAAAACCTGGGAGAGCATACCCCTTAAAGCAAGGCCTTTACCTGGTCGTCTGAATGTCATATTGACCCGGTCTGGTAGTTTTGATTTTGCAACTGCTGAGAATGTTGTTATCTGTGGAAGCATGAACTCTGCCTTGGAACTTCTAGCGTCCACTCCGTATTGCTTGTCGATTGAGAAGGTTTTCGTGATAGGGGGTGGGCAGATACTGAG GGATTCACTTAATGGACCTGCATGTGAGGCCATCCATCTAACTGACATTCAGTCAATCATTGAGTGCGACACCTTCATTCCTCCAGTTGACTTCTCGGTGTTCCAACCATGGTGTTCATCTTTGCCAGTGGTTGAGAGCAACATTAGGCATTCTTTTGTGACCTTTGTTCGTGTGAGAACATCAGTTTCAGAATCTCATGACTCGAATGGCAAGGAATCAACCGAGCAAGATACCAAGAGTAGCAAATTTGAAATCGAGAACTTCTCTTTTCTCCCTAAGATGATATTTGAGCGCCATGAAGAGTATTACTACCTCAaccttgttgatgatattataaggTGTGGTGCTCAGAAAGGTGACAGGACTGGAACAGGAACATTGTCTAAATTTGGTTGTCAG ATGCGGTTTAACCTAAGGAAGAGCTTCCCCTTGCTGACAACAAAG AGGGTGTTTTGGCGTGGTGTTCTTGAAGAACTGCTGTGGTTCATCAGTGGCTCGACAAGTGCAAAG GTTCTGCAGGAAAAGGGTATTCATATATGGGATGGCAATGCGTCAAGAGAATATCTTGACAG TGTCGGCTTAGCAAATAGGGAGGAAGGTGATTTAGGCCCCGTTTATGGATTTCAATGGCGACACTTTGGTGCTGA ATACACCGACATGCATGCTGACTATACTGGAAAAGGTTTTGATCAGCTAATCGATGTGATTGACAAGATCAAGAATAATCCTGACGATCGGCGAATCATCATGTCTGCATGGAATCCTTCAGATCTAAAAAAGATGGCCCTTCCTCCCTGCCACATGTTTGCACAA TTTTATGTTGAGAATGGGGAGCTATCATGCCAGATGTATCAACGCTCTGCAGACATGGGACTTGGTGTTCCTTTCAACATTGCATCATATTCTCTTCTGACATGCATGATTGCTCAAGTCTGTG gtctctccCCTGGAGATTTCATCCATGTCATAGGGGACGCCCATGTGTACAGAACGCATGTTCGAGCTCTAGAGGAGCAGATCCAGAAGCTGCCCAAACCGTTCCCA ATTCTGAAGATAAACCCTTTGAAGAAGGACATTGATTCTTTCGTGGCGTCGGACTTCAAGCTGGATGGCTACGACCCGCACAAGAAGATAGAGATGGAGATGGCGATATAG
- the LOC124669467 gene encoding bifunctional dihydrofolate reductase-thymidylate synthase isoform X1, translated as MQVFISQVYLCVFLIFFTEQATSTRRFELKIIDGNYYFLAVICQDIQAARFFSITSAPISRFAKRQSLDISSLRRSYSFNQPQLIAMAATLANGDSHNSRQRNYQVVVAATRDMGIGKDGVLPWRLPGDLKFFKELTLTTSDPAKKNAVIMGRKTWESIPLKARPLPGRLNVILTRSGSFDFATAENVVICGSMNSALELLASTPYCLSIEKVFVIGGGQILRDSLNGPACEAIHLTDIQSIIECDTFIPPVDFSVFQPWCSSLPVVESNIRHSFVTFVRVRTSVSESHDSNGKESTEQDTKSSKFEIENFSFLPKMIFERHEEYYYLNLVDDIIRCGAQKGDRTGTGTLSKFGCQMRFNLRKSFPLLTTKRVFWRGVLEELLWFISGSTSAKVLQEKGIHIWDGNASREYLDSVGLANREEGDLGPVYGFQWRHFGAEYTDMHADYTGKGFDQLIDVIDKIKNNPDDRRIIMSAWNPSDLKKMALPPCHMFAQFYVENGELSCQMYQRSADMGLGVPFNIASYSLLTCMIAQVCGLSPGDFIHVIGDAHVYRTHVRALEEQIQKLPKPFPILKINPLKKDIDSFVASDFKLDGYDPHKKIEMEMAI; from the exons atgcaagttttcatttcTCAGGTTTACTTATGTGTTTTTCTTATCTTCTTTACAGAGCAAGCAACGTCCACCAGAAGATTTGAGTTGAAAATTATTGATGGGAATTATTATTTTCTTGCTGTGATTTGTCAAGAT ATTCAGGCTGCGAGATTTTTCAGCATTACTTCTGCACCCATTTCTCGCTTTGCAAAACGTCAGTCTCTGGACATCAGCAGCCTAAGAAGATCTTACAGCTTCAATCAACCTCAGCTCATAGCCATGGCAGCCACTCTTGCCAATGGTGATTCACACAACAGCCGTCAGAGGAACTACCAGGTTGTTGTTGCCGCTACGCGTGACATGGGCATTGGGAAGGATGGAGTCTTGCCTTGGAGGCTTCCTGGCGACCTTAAGTTCTTCAAGGAGCTTACGCTGACTACGTCTGACCCTGCAAAGAAGAACGCGGTCATAATGGGACGGAAAACCTGGGAGAGCATACCCCTTAAAGCAAGGCCTTTACCTGGTCGTCTGAATGTCATATTGACCCGGTCTGGTAGTTTTGATTTTGCAACTGCTGAGAATGTTGTTATCTGTGGAAGCATGAACTCTGCCTTGGAACTTCTAGCGTCCACTCCGTATTGCTTGTCGATTGAGAAGGTTTTCGTGATAGGGGGTGGGCAGATACTGAG GGATTCACTTAATGGACCTGCATGTGAGGCCATCCATCTAACTGACATTCAGTCAATCATTGAGTGCGACACCTTCATTCCTCCAGTTGACTTCTCGGTGTTCCAACCATGGTGTTCATCTTTGCCAGTGGTTGAGAGCAACATTAGGCATTCTTTTGTGACCTTTGTTCGTGTGAGAACATCAGTTTCAGAATCTCATGACTCGAATGGCAAGGAATCAACCGAGCAAGATACCAAGAGTAGCAAATTTGAAATCGAGAACTTCTCTTTTCTCCCTAAGATGATATTTGAGCGCCATGAAGAGTATTACTACCTCAaccttgttgatgatattataaggTGTGGTGCTCAGAAAGGTGACAGGACTGGAACAGGAACATTGTCTAAATTTGGTTGTCAG ATGCGGTTTAACCTAAGGAAGAGCTTCCCCTTGCTGACAACAAAG AGGGTGTTTTGGCGTGGTGTTCTTGAAGAACTGCTGTGGTTCATCAGTGGCTCGACAAGTGCAAAG GTTCTGCAGGAAAAGGGTATTCATATATGGGATGGCAATGCGTCAAGAGAATATCTTGACAG TGTCGGCTTAGCAAATAGGGAGGAAGGTGATTTAGGCCCCGTTTATGGATTTCAATGGCGACACTTTGGTGCTGA ATACACCGACATGCATGCTGACTATACTGGAAAAGGTTTTGATCAGCTAATCGATGTGATTGACAAGATCAAGAATAATCCTGACGATCGGCGAATCATCATGTCTGCATGGAATCCTTCAGATCTAAAAAAGATGGCCCTTCCTCCCTGCCACATGTTTGCACAA TTTTATGTTGAGAATGGGGAGCTATCATGCCAGATGTATCAACGCTCTGCAGACATGGGACTTGGTGTTCCTTTCAACATTGCATCATATTCTCTTCTGACATGCATGATTGCTCAAGTCTGTG gtctctccCCTGGAGATTTCATCCATGTCATAGGGGACGCCCATGTGTACAGAACGCATGTTCGAGCTCTAGAGGAGCAGATCCAGAAGCTGCCCAAACCGTTCCCA ATTCTGAAGATAAACCCTTTGAAGAAGGACATTGATTCTTTCGTGGCGTCGGACTTCAAGCTGGATGGCTACGACCCGCACAAGAAGATAGAGATGGAGATGGCGATATAG